The Alkalihalobacillus sp. TS-13 genomic interval GAGGTACCCGTCCACACCGATGGAATCTGCCAGTTTACAAGCAACCTCCATTGCAAATGATAGTTTTACCAGACCTCTAACTCCGGATTGATGCGCAGGCTGGATTCCTATTCCTGTCTTCGGATATAAAAGGTTCGCCGCTTCCACGTTCTGGTTGATGAACACACGGTTCCACGGAACGAATACATCTTCAAAAACGAGAAGCGCATCCATTTCCTCAAACCTCGAGGCAAGTGGATGATCGAACAACGAACGTTTTCCGTCCTGCGCTGGTTCACGGCACATAATTTTAAGTCCAGGCGTGTCGATTGGCAACGCAAACGCGATCGCATGCTTTTCGTCTCCCGGCTGGAACCCAGGGAATGAGTAGATGATGACCTCATCCGTAATCGGTGCGAGCGTTGCAAGCATCTTCGCTCCACGAACGACTAGTCCGTCCGGCTTCTCTTCCACCACTCCTAGATGAGTAAACGCATCTTCCTGCTCATGGGATGCTTTGCTTCTGTCGTTTTGCGGATTAATGATCGCGTGGGTCAAAAAGACATCGTTGTCACGAACATGCTGGAAGTAATTGATCATATTTTCGCCCCATTGCGGGTCATATTGATTCAAAAACCACGTGTTACTTGCCATCGATGTGATCGTTACGTTCAAGAAATCGGGTGTCCGTCCCATCGTACCGAACGTCGCTTTCGACCAGATTTCAAACAGATCGCTTCTCGCTTTCAAGTCCTCGAATTTCCTCGGGACAAGGAATGAGTTGTTTACGCGCTCACCCGTCTCTTCACAAATGTGCGTGATCCGATCCTGATATTCCGGGTCATGCTGCATGTCATAGAGCTTCGCGATTTCATGGATCGGCTGCCTGAACACATCTTCTGCATAGACGTCATCGATTTTACGACCGCCCAACCACACCTCAGGTTTTCTCGAACGCAACCCTTTGATATACTGTTCACCTGTTCTGATCCCCATTGAATCTCCTCCTTTTTGTGCTTTACTTTTTCAAGTAGTTGTCGATTTCTTTCGTCTGGGAGAACTTCCCCTGATAAAAAACGAGTGCATCTCCGTCCGTGTAAGAAAAATCCTGTATTTTTCCAAGATATAAAACATGGTCACCGCCGTCATATTCTTTCCATGGTGAACACTCGATCGTGGCAAGCGTGTCCTTGATTTTCGGTCCAAGGAACGTTTCCTCCCATTCAATCTCCAGCCCTTGCTGCTCCTTACCGGCAAATTGCCATGCGATCGCCTCTTGACCTGAAGCCAGGATATTCACGACAAAAGATTGATTCTTCAACCCGGCGCACGCTTTCGCCTTTTTGTCGATTGAAACAAGCACAAGCGGTGGATCCAAAGAAACAGACGTAAAGGAATTGACCGTTATGCCATTCTTCACTTTATCTTCCCCCGCCCACGTCACAACCGTCACCCCGGTGGCAAATCGACCGAAACAATTCCGTAATTCACGTGTATCCACTCAGTCACCTCCATAAAAAGTAAAATCTGTCATTACTATAAAGGGAATGACAAAATCGAACAATCGAGTTATTTCACATTATGAAATTTAATCAGATTTTTTTGAAAAATCTGATTTATTCCTGCGTGGAGATGTTTTTTCTCGACAAAAAAAGAGCGTCTATCTCATGATGAAATAGGCGCTAGCTCCACTTTTTATCCACTTTTTTACCGACACGGAATGAAAAATATCCACCGATCAATGTGCCGATCACTCCAGTTACGACGGTCCAATAAGATTCGAAATCCATGAAAATGAAGATCATGATGACGATGCTGAGACCAATCGCAACCCAACGATTATACGTTACACGCACGAGAAATGGTATAAGAATAACAGGCAAAATAAGTGCCCCGAAAATTTCAATCATTATGTAAAAAGACGCCTCCTTGAAACTCCTGACTTCGGCATATAGTCCATTATACGCCTTAAGAGCTGCGTAATTCAATCTAATCAAATCAAAACCGCCCATTGGACGGTTTTAGACATATTTTACGCGTTCCCTATCGCCATACCCGTAAAAGTTACTGGACCGATTACAGCCCCCTGGTTCAGAAGCCCCTGAGAGTTGGTCAATTCAATCGTGATCGAATAGGCTTGTGGGCCCGCAGGTACATTGAAATCTACGGCATTGAATGAAACAGTCCGATTGTTTTCTACAGAAACATCTATCTGGGATGTTGTTGTAAAAATGATCTGTGAACCACGGAAAATTTTAATTAACACGATTGGCGTACCTAAAGTCGCTTCCCATCCTATTGTTGCTGTCAGTTCAACCTGATTTGTATTGGTGGGTATGGAAAGGCCGAATTCTGCTAGTTTAATCGTTGCCGGAGATGCGGGGATGACACGGTTCAAAGCGCCGTTACTGGTTGCTGGTGCACTCACATTATAATCTAGTATTTGTTTTGCCATTTTTTCACCTCCTCTTATAATCTATGATTTTGATGGGGAAAGGTTTGGACAAGCGTGTAAGTCTATTATGAAAATAGTAGATTTAGGAGGAGAAGCACCTTTTTTAGAGAAAACATTCTTCATCAAGAAAAGGAGTTGATGCAATGATCATGAAGGAAAGAACAGAACCGGTGAAAATTCCTAAGTTGGAAGCCCAATTAAGACGGCTCCCCTACCTCCATCCACAATACCCACTGATCGAAAAAGAACTGGCCATGTGTAAGGCGGGTTACCGAGGTGAACAAGCACTTGATTACTATTTAGAGTACCTCCCCGAAAAAAACTACTACATTTTCCACGACCTCCGCCTCTTCGACATCCACCACTATTTTCAAATCGATACGTTAATCGTCACCCCTTATTTCATGCTTATTGTCGAAGTGAAAAATATAGCAGGCAAGCTCAGATTCGACGAAATCAACCAGATGGTCCGGTCGAAGGATGGGATGGAAGAAGGTTTGCCAGACCCATTTCTGCAACTGCAATGGCTATCTAGAAAATTGGCCCACTTGCTCCAGATCCACAATCTCCCCCCTCTCCCGATTAATCACATCGTCGTTATCAGCCGCCCATCCACCATCATCGAAACCTCAGAATATACTCCTGAAAAATTGACCCACAGCTCCAACCTCCCTTTGAGATCGAAGCACTCAGAAAAACCTTTCCAGAAGAGGTGTACAGTAAAAAACAGCTCAAGAAGTTATCTAAGCTATTGGTGAAAAAACATACACCGCAGGATCCGGATGTGATGAAGCAGTTCAAGATAGAGCCTGCGGAATTGCTGACAGGCGTCTATTGTGCGAAATGTAAAACAATGACGATGGAGCGAAAGCACGGCAGATGGATTTGTTCGAACTGCTCACACATATCTAAAGACGCACATATAGAGGCATTGAAGGACTATAGAATGTTGGTAGGTAGTTCTATATCAAATAGAGAGCTGCGGGATTTTCTTAACATCTCATCCAGTTACGTGGCTAAAACACTACTTAGATCAACGAATTTTCCTACTGAAGGCACTAAAAAGGGAAGAAGGTACAAGATCACATTTTAGAAATTACCGATATATTTCGAGTTTGCACCGATATTTTTGAGATTCGCACTGTTATTTTTCAGATTTGCACCGATATTTCTGAAGTTTGCACCGATAAATCACGAGTTTGCACCGATATCCCACATCCGGCACTTTCTCCGCCCCTCTCCTAATAAGGTTGCGCTGCTCTGCACCTCTCCATTTCATTCAAAACTGCCTGATTCAGCGCCAAAATTCATTCAAAAAGGAAAAAACCGCCCACTGGACGGTTTTCATCAACTTAATCATTTTTAAATTGGATCTTTTGCGTATCCATGTACAGCAAAAACGCTGCTTTTTTATCGTCATTCTTTCTTTTTCTCATCAAGTCACTGCAGTCTACCCAATTGATTAGTTGCAGCTTCAACGCCAACTCTGTATCGATCTCCTTTTCGATCTCTTTCATTAATCTTTTGGTTTCTCTGACAGAACGTTTGAAATACGTTGCTGCTTGGTGAAGGGGAGAATGCTTTTTTAGTAGATTCAAAAACTGATCAGTAGTATCAGACTGCTCAGCTAAAGAATCTTCCAGAGCAACTATGAATTTATATAGATCCCGCTTATGATTGGGAAGAGCCTCAATAATTTCCCTCGCCAGCATTTCAGACAAATAATCGTTCATCTAAATCTCTCCTTGTGTGTGATGATTTTTATTTGCCTGTGTTCATATTGTATTTTTTTAAGAAACGTTCTGCACGTCCCCCACGGTCAGAGAACTTCTGTCTTCCCGTATAAAAAGGATGCGTATCTGAGCTGACTTCCACCTTGATCAATGGATAGGTGTTCCCATCCTCCCATTCGATTGTATCAGGTGATTCCATTGAGGAACCGCTCAGAAATTTATAACCGCTGTTCGTGTCCATAAAAACCACTCGTCGATATTCTGGATGTATTCCTTTTTTCACTTGTACCGCTCCTTATCTTTATGATTTTTTACCTTTCAATGAATGGCTGCTAGTCTTTCAGCAATTCTCCTTGCTCCTGAAATGTTTCTTGATACTGGACCTATTTCAAGTTCCCCTAAAGCTCCTGCTACATGTAATCCCTTGCCCCATTCAAGTTCTGGAGAGACAATCGGGAAACCGCAATTTGAACATTTGAGACCATGCTTCTCGATTGTTTCATCTAACCACTCTTTACCGGGTAGGGAACCTTCTACCCCCGTTGCAAGAATGATACGGGAAGCTTCTAGGCGTTCACCATTTTCCAAATGTAAAAGGAGACGGGAATGTTCATCTAGTGAACACTTCCTCACTTCTCCTGTAATTGTTTTTAAGTGACCTTTCCGTTCTAAATGTTTTTGCTTATGAAATAGATACTGTGTGATCGACCCTTTATGCCTTGCCTGTGAAATGATCTGTCTGCGTTCTTCAAAATCTTCTACTTTATGAAATTTCCGCATGTTTTTTGGCCCCATCCAGCCCGGATCGCTATCGAATTCATGAACGCGAAATGGATGCCGTTTAACCTGTATAACCTGAAAGTTGCCATGTCCAGATAATTTATTTACCAGGTGAGCAGCAGTGATTCCACCACCGATTATGACCACTGGCAATGTTTCGCTTTCCATAGAAGGCAGCTGTTTGTCAAAGATATGGAATATTTTTCCGGATGACGTTTACTTAATTCTTGAGCCCATTCTGGATAAGAAGGCTGATCGTTGACACCCATAGCCAAAACGACTCTCTTTGAGTAAAGAGATCCATCATCAGTAGTATGGACATTCCAATGATCATTCTGATATTCCAATCCATTCACATACGCTGTCTTCCAGGCCTTACGCAATTGAACTTCGTTAAACACGTGATGACAATGATGGTTGAACAAGTCTAGATTGGGTTTCTGATAGTAACCATAAAACGCATCGTTAAAGTTGACTCTTTTAGCGTATCGTTCAAGGCTAGATGGATGTGTATCGACATGATGGACAACAGGAGATCGAAGGTAATCCATACCGATTCTCGAGGTAAGCTGTTTCCATCTATGCATCGGGACTGGCGATGGATCAATGATCTGAAGTTGGTTAACGTCTACATTCCTGTTTTTCAGTAAAAACGTGGCAATCGTACAACCATGTAT includes:
- a CDS encoding lysine N(6)-hydroxylase/L-ornithine N(5)-oxygenase family protein, which gives rise to MPVVIIGGGITAAHLVNKLSGHGNFQVIQVKRHPFRVHEFDSDPGWMGPKNMRKFHKVEDFEERRQIISQARHKGSITQYLFHKQKHLERKGHLKTITGEVRKCSLDEHSRLLLHLENGERLEASRIILATGVEGSLPGKEWLDETIEKHGLKCSNCGFPIVSPELEWGKGLHVAGALGELEIGPVSRNISGARRIAERLAAIH
- a CDS encoding DUF2198 family protein, which translates into the protein MIEIFGALILPVILIPFLVRVTYNRWVAIGLSIVIMIFIFMDFESYWTVVTGVIGTLIGGYFSFRVGKKVDKKWS
- a CDS encoding type B 50S ribosomal protein L31; the encoded protein is MKKGIHPEYRRVVFMDTNSGYKFLSGSSMESPDTIEWEDGNTYPLIKVEVSSDTHPFYTGRQKFSDRGGRAERFLKKYNMNTGK
- a CDS encoding 4-hydroxyphenylacetate 3-hydroxylase family protein; its protein translation is MGIRTGEQYIKGLRSRKPEVWLGGRKIDDVYAEDVFRQPIHEIAKLYDMQHDPEYQDRITHICEETGERVNNSFLVPRKFEDLKARSDLFEIWSKATFGTMGRTPDFLNVTITSMASNTWFLNQYDPQWGENMINYFQHVRDNDVFLTHAIINPQNDRSKASHEQEDAFTHLGVVEEKPDGLVVRGAKMLATLAPITDEVIIYSFPGFQPGDEKHAIAFALPIDTPGLKIMCREPAQDGKRSLFDHPLASRFEEMDALLVFEDVFVPWNRVFINQNVEAANLLYPKTGIGIQPAHQSGVRGLVKLSFAMEVACKLADSIGVDGYLNVKTQLGELIQSVEAIRALLRVSEYEYETTPQGELRPGSAPLETIRGMLPKLYPRAIEIIQTIGAGGLLMSPMGADFDNPELKPIVDKYYVGREGVSSEDRVQLFKLAWDLSGEAFGQRLLQYERYYSGDPLRRLGWFYDGFKRKYDFAMVKDALDGASDMHKKQLIKN
- a CDS encoding nuclease-related domain-containing protein; the protein is MIMKERTEPVKIPKLEAQLRRLPYLHPQYPLIEKELAMCKAGYRGEQALDYYLEYLPEKNYYIFHDLRLFDIHHYFQIDTLIVTPYFMLIVEVKNIAGKLRFDEINQMVRSKDGMEEGLPDPFLQLQWLSRKLAHLLQIHNLPPLPINHIVVISRPSTIIETSEYTPEKLTHSSNLPLRSKHSEKPFQKRCTVKNSSRSYLSYW
- a CDS encoding flavin reductase family protein codes for the protein MDTRELRNCFGRFATGVTVVTWAGEDKVKNGITVNSFTSVSLDPPLVLVSIDKKAKACAGLKNQSFVVNILASGQEAIAWQFAGKEQQGLEIEWEETFLGPKIKDTLATIECSPWKEYDGGDHVLYLGKIQDFSYTDGDALVFYQGKFSQTKEIDNYLKK
- a CDS encoding FAD/NAD(P)-binding protein, yielding MKEWLIIGGGIHGCTIATFLLKNRNVDVNQLQIIDPSPVPMHRWKQLTSRIGMDYLRSPVVHHVDTHPSSLERYAKRVNFNDAFYGYYQKPNLDLFNHHCHHVFNEVQLRKAWKTAYVNGLEYQNDHWNVHTTDDGSLYSKRVVLAMGVNDQPSYPEWAQELSKRHPEKYSISLTNSCLLWKAKHCQWS